AGTGGGCCTACATCCGCCTGGAGGGCCGTTCGTTCGGTGACACCCCGCTCAACGCCGAGCTCAAGCTCGAGGTGTGGGACTCGCCGAACTCGGCGGGCGTCATCATCGACGCGGTCCGCGCCGCGAAGATCGCCCTGGACCGGAAGATCGGCGGACCGATCCTGTCGGCGTCGTCGTACTTCATGAAGTCCCCGCCCGTGCAGTACGCCGACCACGAGGCGCACGCCGCCGTCGAGGCGTTCATCGCCGGCGAGATCGAGCGCTGACCCGCTTACTCAGCAAGGCATGGGGGGCCGGATCCTGGTGGATCCGGCCCCACGGCCCACTGAGCAGAAAGATCTTGGTACGCCCCGAAGCCGGGCTCGACCACAGGTGGCAACACCCCTTCCATGATCTCCGTTGAGGCGGTCATGACTTCGAGGTCGAGACCGTCAGAGGGGCATTTCCGTACCAGGATTCGGGCTAGGGTGAGCCCGTGCTGTCCATTGGCGTTGTTCGTTCCGTGAGGTCAGGGCACCGGGTCGCCGGGGCAGTCGCGGGCGTGATGCTCTTCGCCGCCCTGATCGCCTGCGCCCAGCCGGGGGATGCCCCATCCGCCGACTCCGCTGAGGATGCACCACCCGCCATTGCACTGACCCCTGGGCCGCAGGCCCGCTGTGCTGTCACAGCCGACGCGCCACCGGCGGTGGTGCCCGAACCGAGCGCCACTCCAGAGACACCGGCCGAGTCGGGGCGTGTCGGCGCATCCCCGGTCGTACCGAGGTCACTCGGCAGCGGGAATCCGATGACCGACGAGCAGTTGCGCCAGGAGGAGTTCCTGCGCCAGCAGGCCGCCAACAAAGCCTTCCGGCAGCGCGGCAACCTCGACCCCGAGGCGACCGCTGGTGCCCAGGCCTGCGCCGCCGAGGTATCGCGGAGTCTCAACCTGTTCACCTCCGGTGGTCAGGACGAACCCGAGGAGGAGGCCGTACGACAGGCGGTGAGCGCCACCGGCTTGCTCGACGTCGTCGTCCGGCCGCCAGGCCGGCTCGACCTCGGCCCCGGCGACGGATTGCTCTTCGCCGGGTGGACCGGACGAGCCTGCGTCTTCGGCAGCGTCCGGCAGGACGACATCAGGGTCGAGATCGGTACCCGCATAGCCGACGGCGGCTGCCTCCCCGCCCCCGCCTAACCCCCCACCCCACCCTCCCCTCCCCACCCCCACCCCTCCCCACCCTCCCTACTCCCTGGTTGATCATGAGGTTAGCGGCAGTAGGTGATCTTCAAACTGCCGCTAACCTCATGATCAACAGGGTGGGGGTGGGAGGTGGGGGTGGGGAGGGTGGGGTGGGGGTTAGGTCCAGGTGCGTTGGAGGGTTACTCGGGCTTCGAGTTCGAGGAGTTTGATTTTGCGGTCCAGGCCGCCGCCGAAGCCGACCAGCTTTCCGCCGGCACCGATGATGCGGTGGCACGGCACGACCACCGGGATCGGGTTGCGGTTGCAGGCCACCCCGACCGCGCGGGCCGCCCCGGGGTCGCCCACCCGCCGGGCCACCTCGCCGTAGGTAAGCGTCTCGCCGTACGGGATGCGGGTCATCTCCCGCCACACCGCCCGCTCGAACTCCGATCCGCGGGGCACCGTCACCGGCACGTCGAAGTCGGTCCGTTCCCCGGCGAAGTACGCCCGCAACTCCGCCACGGCCTGCCGCGCACCCTCGTCGGCCGGCTCGGTGTCGGCGTGCTCGACCGGGCCGAAGGCGGCTCCGCACACGCTGGTGCCGTCGGTGGCCACCGTGAACACTCCGATCGGCGAGTCGAGCATCGTCCAACGCATGCCGCCATTGTCCACCTGCCCGACCGGCCCCGGACGTGGCGACGCCCGCCGGAACGTCCCGTGGACCGGGGCGCTCCGGCGGGCGCCAGAGGTGTGTCGTGGTGCGAGGTCAGGCGGCGGAGAAGGTGAACTTCTCGCCCTTGCCCGGGGTCGAGCTGAGGCTCTTGCTGGCGATCAACTGCTTGGTACCGGCCGAGCCGGCGGTGACCAGCTTGTTGGCGCCGCCCAGCAGCGAGACCGTGCCGTCGCCGTAGTACCAGAAGAAGGCGAACTCCTCCCAGTAGCCGACCGACTTCTTGTTGGCGATCAGCGGCTTCTTGCCCTTGCTCGGCGTGGTCACGTACTTGTTGTTGGCAAGTGCCTTCAGGCCGAAGAAGCCGTCACCGCGGTTGACGATCTGGAACTTCGTCGACTTGGTGACCGACTTGCTGGTGGCCTTAAGCGGCTTGCTGCCGGCGACCACGTACTTGTTGTTGGCGAGCGACCTGATGCTGACCACGGGCGGCGGTGCGTCGACGGTGAACTTCTCCGACGTGCCGATGCTGGTCTTGCTCGCCTTCAGCGACGACTTGCCGGACTTCGGTGCCGTCACGTACTTGCCGTTGGCCTTGGCCTTGAGGCTGACCGTACCGTCGGTGTGGTTGACGATCGTGAACTTCCCGGCGGTGACGATCTTCTTGTGGCTGGCGATCAGCGGCTTCTTGCCCTTGCTCGGCGCGACCACGTAGCGGCCGGTGCTCTTGGAGCGCAGCGCCACCAGGCCGCTGCCGGCGTTGACGATGTCGTAGCGCTGCGCGGTGCCCAGGCTCTTGCCGTTGTTGACGAGTGCCTTCTTGGTGCTGGCCGCGGTGACGAACTTGCCGTTGGACTTGGCCTTGAAGCCGTACGCCGAGCGGGCCTGGGTGACCGAGCCGACGGTCAGCAGCCGGTCCATCGAGCCCTTCGGGTCGTAGACCGCGCCGGCGATGCCGGTGGTGACGATGCGGTCGCGGACCTGCTTCGGCGTCCAGGTCGGGTAGCTGTGCAGCAGCAGCGCCGCGGCGCCCGCCACGTGCGGGGCGGCCATCGAGGTGCCGTTCTCACCCACGGAGCCGGTGGTGCTGTTGTGCCGCGCCGAGACGATGCTCACCCCGGGGGCGAAGATGTCGAGGCACTTGCCGTAGTTCGAGAACCAGGCGCGCATGTCGATCCGGTCGGTGGCACCCACGGTGATCGCGTCCGGCACCCGGGCCGGCGACACCTTGCAGGCGTCCATGCTCTCGTTGCCGGCGGCGATCGCGTAGGTGACGCCGGAGGTGATGGAGCGCTTCACGGCCGCGTCGAGCACCGAGTCCACGCCGCCGCCGAGGCTCATGTTGACCACGGCCGGTTTCTGCGCGTTCGCGGTCACCCAGTCGATGCCGGCGACGACCGTCTCGGTGGTGCCGCCGCCCTCGCAGTCGAGCACCTTCACGTCGACGAGCTTGACGCCCTTGGCCACACCGAACTTGGTGCCACCGACGGTGCCGGCCACGTGCGTGCCGTGACCGTTGCAGTCCCCGCCGCCGACCGGTGCCTCGCCCGGCAGCGGCGGGTTGAAGGCGTCGAACCCGAAGCTGGCCCGGCCACCGAAGTCCTGGTGGCCGAGGTTGATGCCGGTGTCCAGGATGTACGCCGTGACCTTGCTACCGGTGTTCGGGTACTTGTAGGACTTGTTCAGCTTGGCCGAAGCCTGGTCGATCCGGTCCAGGCCCCAGGACGGCGGGCTGCTCTGCGTGCCGCTGGCCGAGAGTCGGCGCACCGGCTCGACGGAAGCCACGGCCGGGTTCTTGGCCAGCTTCTCCGCCTGTCGCTGGTTCATCTCGACGGAGAAGCCGCTGAGGGCGTTGCCGAAGACCTGGCCGACGGTGCCACCGTTGGCTTTGGCCAGCGTCGTCGCGGTGGACCGGACGCTGCTGTAGGAGGCCCGCTGGTCCCTGAGGACGACGATGTAGCGGTCCGGTACCACGCCGGAGCTCTTGCTGCCGTGGACCTTGGGCAGCGAGCGGTCCGACGGTTCGGCTGCGGCGACACCGCCGGAGGCGACGGTGAGGATGGACGAGGCGGTGGCAAGGGCGAGACCCGCCACCGCCGAGCGGCGCAGTACGCCACGGCGCTTCACTAGATGAACTCCCCGTTCGTCATCGGCCGCGCCTGGCGCGGCCGGACAGGTAGTGGATCGTCCTGGCTCGACACTTGGGCGAGCGGGACTTGCCTCATCATCGCGGCTCGGCGCAACGGGCCGCGTCAACCGTTCGGTCGAAACGTTGGCGTTTCGGCGTAGCGGCCCGCACCGATCGAGCGTCCGCAATGGAGTTCAACCCGGGATAAAAGGTGTTGAGCGGTGCCAGGTCGCGGCACCGCTCAGCCGAGGATGCCCTCGTCGCGGGCCCAGCGCAGCAGCTCAGCCTCGGCGGTGTCCCGGTCCAGCGGCCCACGCTCCAGGCGCAGATCCTTCAGGTGCTTCCAGGCCCGCCCCACGAGCGGGCCCGGCGGTACGCCGAGCAGCTCCATGATCGCGTTCCCGTCGAGGTCGGGCCGGACCCGGGCCAGATCCTCCTCGGCGGCGAGCCGGGCGATCCGCTCCTCCAGGGCGTCGTAGTCCGCCGCCAGCGCAGCCGCCTTGCGGC
This DNA window, taken from Micromonospora sp. FIMYZ51, encodes the following:
- a CDS encoding methylated-DNA--[protein]-cysteine S-methyltransferase, with amino-acid sequence MRWTMLDSPIGVFTVATDGTSVCGAAFGPVEHADTEPADEGARQAVAELRAYFAGERTDFDVPVTVPRGSEFERAVWREMTRIPYGETLTYGEVARRVGDPGAARAVGVACNRNPIPVVVPCHRIIGAGGKLVGFGGGLDRKIKLLELEARVTLQRTWT
- a CDS encoding S8 family serine peptidase, with amino-acid sequence MKRRGVLRRSAVAGLALATASSILTVASGGVAAAEPSDRSLPKVHGSKSSGVVPDRYIVVLRDQRASYSSVRSTATTLAKANGGTVGQVFGNALSGFSVEMNQRQAEKLAKNPAVASVEPVRRLSASGTQSSPPSWGLDRIDQASAKLNKSYKYPNTGSKVTAYILDTGINLGHQDFGGRASFGFDAFNPPLPGEAPVGGGDCNGHGTHVAGTVGGTKFGVAKGVKLVDVKVLDCEGGGTTETVVAGIDWVTANAQKPAVVNMSLGGGVDSVLDAAVKRSITSGVTYAIAAGNESMDACKVSPARVPDAITVGATDRIDMRAWFSNYGKCLDIFAPGVSIVSARHNSTTGSVGENGTSMAAPHVAGAAALLLHSYPTWTPKQVRDRIVTTGIAGAVYDPKGSMDRLLTVGSVTQARSAYGFKAKSNGKFVTAASTKKALVNNGKSLGTAQRYDIVNAGSGLVALRSKSTGRYVVAPSKGKKPLIASHKKIVTAGKFTIVNHTDGTVSLKAKANGKYVTAPKSGKSSLKASKTSIGTSEKFTVDAPPPVVSIRSLANNKYVVAGSKPLKATSKSVTKSTKFQIVNRGDGFFGLKALANNKYVTTPSKGKKPLIANKKSVGYWEEFAFFWYYGDGTVSLLGGANKLVTAGSAGTKQLIASKSLSSTPGKGEKFTFSAA